The following are encoded together in the Bos taurus isolate L1 Dominette 01449 registration number 42190680 breed Hereford chromosome 17, ARS-UCD2.0, whole genome shotgun sequence genome:
- the KCTD10 gene encoding BTB/POZ domain-containing adapter for CUL3-mediated RhoA degradation protein 3 — translation MEEMSGESVVSSAVPAAATRTTSFKGTSPSSKYVKLNVGGALYYTTMQTLTKQDTMLKAMFSGRMEVLTDSEGWILIDRCGKHFGTILNYLRDGAVPLPESRREIEELLAEAKYYLVQGLVEECQAALQNKDTYEPFCKVPVITSSKEEQKLIATSNKPAVKLLYNRSNNKYSYTSNSDDNMLKNIELFDKLSLRFNGRVLFIKDVIGDEICCWSFYGQGRKIAEVCCTSIVYATEKKQTKVEFPEARIYEETLNILLYEAQDGRGPDNALLEATGGAAGRSHHLDEDEERERERIERVRRIHIKRPDDRAHLHQ, via the exons GAAGAGATGTCAGGAGAAAGTGTGGTGAGCTCAGCGGTGCCAGCGGCTGCGACCCGCACCACTTCCTTCAAGGGCACGAGCCCCAGCTCCAAGTACGTGAAGCTGAACGTGGGTGGAGCCCTCTACTACACCACCATGCAGACGCTGACCAAGCAGGACACCATGCTGAAGGCCATGTTCAGCGGGCGCATGGAGGTGCTCACGGACAGTGAAG GCTGGATCCTCATTGACCGGTGTGGCAAGCACTTCGGTACGATACTCAACTACCTTCGCGACGGGGCGGTCCCCTTGCCCGAGAGCCGTCGGGAGATCGAAGAGTTGCTGGCAGAAGCCAAGTACTACCTGGTCCAGGGCCTGGTGGAAGAGTGCCAGGCCGCCCTGCAA AACAAAGATACTTACGAGCCATTCTGCAAAGTTCCCGTCATTACGTCATCCAAGGAAGAACAGAAACTTATAGCGACGTCAAATAAG CCAGCTGTGAAGTTGCTCTACAACAGAAGTAACAACAAATACTCGTATACCAG CAATTCTGACGACAATATGTTGAAAAACATCGAACTGTTTGATAAGCTGTCTCTGCGCTTTAACGGAAGGGTCCTGTTCATAAAGGACGTCATTGGGGACGAAATCTGCTGCTGGTCCTTCTACGGCCAGGGCCGCAAGATCGCCGAGGTCTGCTGCACCTCCATCGTCTACGCCACTGAGAAGAAGCAGACAAAG GTGGAGTTCCCCGAAGCCCGGATCTACGAGGAGACCCTGAACATTTTGCTGTACGAGGCCCAGGATGGCCGGGGACCTGACAACGCACTCCTGGAGGCCACGGGTGGGGCGGCCGGGCGCTCCCACCACCTGGACGAGGACGAGGAGCGGGAACGGGAGCGGATCGAGCGCGTGCGGCGGATCCACATCAAGCGCCCGGACGACCGGGCCCACCTCCACCAGTGA
- the KCTD10 gene encoding BTB/POZ domain-containing adapter for CUL3-mediated RhoA degradation protein 3 isoform X1, translating into MEEMSGESVVSSAVPAAATRTTSFKGTSPSSKYVKLNVGGALYYTTMQTLTKQDTMLKAMFSGRMEVLTDSEGWILIDRCGKHFGTILNYLRDGAVPLPESRREIEELLAEAKYYLVQGLVEECQAALQQNKDTYEPFCKVPVITSSKEEQKLIATSNKPAVKLLYNRSNNKYSYTSNSDDNMLKNIELFDKLSLRFNGRVLFIKDVIGDEICCWSFYGQGRKIAEVCCTSIVYATEKKQTKVEFPEARIYEETLNILLYEAQDGRGPDNALLEATGGAAGRSHHLDEDEERERERIERVRRIHIKRPDDRAHLHQ; encoded by the exons GAAGAGATGTCAGGAGAAAGTGTGGTGAGCTCAGCGGTGCCAGCGGCTGCGACCCGCACCACTTCCTTCAAGGGCACGAGCCCCAGCTCCAAGTACGTGAAGCTGAACGTGGGTGGAGCCCTCTACTACACCACCATGCAGACGCTGACCAAGCAGGACACCATGCTGAAGGCCATGTTCAGCGGGCGCATGGAGGTGCTCACGGACAGTGAAG GCTGGATCCTCATTGACCGGTGTGGCAAGCACTTCGGTACGATACTCAACTACCTTCGCGACGGGGCGGTCCCCTTGCCCGAGAGCCGTCGGGAGATCGAAGAGTTGCTGGCAGAAGCCAAGTACTACCTGGTCCAGGGCCTGGTGGAAGAGTGCCAGGCCGCCCTGCAA CAGAACAAAGATACTTACGAGCCATTCTGCAAAGTTCCCGTCATTACGTCATCCAAGGAAGAACAGAAACTTATAGCGACGTCAAATAAG CCAGCTGTGAAGTTGCTCTACAACAGAAGTAACAACAAATACTCGTATACCAG CAATTCTGACGACAATATGTTGAAAAACATCGAACTGTTTGATAAGCTGTCTCTGCGCTTTAACGGAAGGGTCCTGTTCATAAAGGACGTCATTGGGGACGAAATCTGCTGCTGGTCCTTCTACGGCCAGGGCCGCAAGATCGCCGAGGTCTGCTGCACCTCCATCGTCTACGCCACTGAGAAGAAGCAGACAAAG GTGGAGTTCCCCGAAGCCCGGATCTACGAGGAGACCCTGAACATTTTGCTGTACGAGGCCCAGGATGGCCGGGGACCTGACAACGCACTCCTGGAGGCCACGGGTGGGGCGGCCGGGCGCTCCCACCACCTGGACGAGGACGAGGAGCGGGAACGGGAGCGGATCGAGCGCGTGCGGCGGATCCACATCAAGCGCCCGGACGACCGGGCCCACCTCCACCAGTGA
- the KCTD10 gene encoding BTB/POZ domain-containing adapter for CUL3-mediated RhoA degradation protein 3 isoform X2, producing the protein MSGESVVSSAVPAAATRTTSFKGTSPSSKYVKLNVGGALYYTTMQTLTKQDTMLKAMFSGRMEVLTDSEGWILIDRCGKHFGTILNYLRDGAVPLPESRREIEELLAEAKYYLVQGLVEECQAALQQNKDTYEPFCKVPVITSSKEEQKLIATSNKPAVKLLYNRSNNKYSYTSNSDDNMLKNIELFDKLSLRFNGRVLFIKDVIGDEICCWSFYGQGRKIAEVCCTSIVYATEKKQTKVEFPEARIYEETLNILLYEAQDGRGPDNALLEATGGAAGRSHHLDEDEERERERIERVRRIHIKRPDDRAHLHQ; encoded by the exons ATGTCAGGAGAAAGTGTGGTGAGCTCAGCGGTGCCAGCGGCTGCGACCCGCACCACTTCCTTCAAGGGCACGAGCCCCAGCTCCAAGTACGTGAAGCTGAACGTGGGTGGAGCCCTCTACTACACCACCATGCAGACGCTGACCAAGCAGGACACCATGCTGAAGGCCATGTTCAGCGGGCGCATGGAGGTGCTCACGGACAGTGAAG GCTGGATCCTCATTGACCGGTGTGGCAAGCACTTCGGTACGATACTCAACTACCTTCGCGACGGGGCGGTCCCCTTGCCCGAGAGCCGTCGGGAGATCGAAGAGTTGCTGGCAGAAGCCAAGTACTACCTGGTCCAGGGCCTGGTGGAAGAGTGCCAGGCCGCCCTGCAA CAGAACAAAGATACTTACGAGCCATTCTGCAAAGTTCCCGTCATTACGTCATCCAAGGAAGAACAGAAACTTATAGCGACGTCAAATAAG CCAGCTGTGAAGTTGCTCTACAACAGAAGTAACAACAAATACTCGTATACCAG CAATTCTGACGACAATATGTTGAAAAACATCGAACTGTTTGATAAGCTGTCTCTGCGCTTTAACGGAAGGGTCCTGTTCATAAAGGACGTCATTGGGGACGAAATCTGCTGCTGGTCCTTCTACGGCCAGGGCCGCAAGATCGCCGAGGTCTGCTGCACCTCCATCGTCTACGCCACTGAGAAGAAGCAGACAAAG GTGGAGTTCCCCGAAGCCCGGATCTACGAGGAGACCCTGAACATTTTGCTGTACGAGGCCCAGGATGGCCGGGGACCTGACAACGCACTCCTGGAGGCCACGGGTGGGGCGGCCGGGCGCTCCCACCACCTGGACGAGGACGAGGAGCGGGAACGGGAGCGGATCGAGCGCGTGCGGCGGATCCACATCAAGCGCCCGGACGACCGGGCCCACCTCCACCAGTGA